One window of Curtobacterium sp. 458 genomic DNA carries:
- a CDS encoding alcohol dehydrogenase catalytic domain-containing protein, producing MRAAIIHAPNDVRVEDRDRPTVLTPGDVVVQVVAACVCGSDLWPYRGVTETKRPRPIGHELVGTVVEVGDAVTDLHEGDFVISPFTMNDGTCQACRHGMTTGCEHLSGFGGKDAYGDPVGGAQAEYVRIPDASATLVAVPGPVDPALVPSLLTLSDVFSTGHHAAVSAQVGPGRTVVVVGDGAVGLSAVLASKRLGAERIIAMSRHADRQALAREFGATDIVSERGAEGVAAIRELLGGDLADSAVEAVGTEESMDQALHSVRPGGALGFVGVPHGVPTIGTRYLFDTNISVAGGMAPARKYIPELLPDVLSGAIDPGRVFDLELPLDETAEAYRAMDERRAIKVLLRP from the coding sequence GTGCGCGCAGCCATCATCCACGCCCCGAACGACGTCCGCGTCGAGGACCGCGACCGGCCGACCGTCCTGACGCCGGGGGACGTCGTCGTCCAGGTCGTCGCGGCGTGCGTCTGCGGCTCCGACCTCTGGCCCTACCGCGGCGTGACCGAGACGAAGCGGCCGCGGCCGATCGGCCACGAGCTCGTCGGCACGGTGGTGGAGGTCGGCGACGCGGTCACCGACCTGCACGAGGGCGACTTCGTCATCTCCCCCTTCACCATGAACGACGGCACGTGCCAGGCCTGCCGCCACGGCATGACCACCGGGTGCGAGCACCTGTCCGGGTTCGGCGGGAAGGACGCGTACGGCGACCCGGTCGGCGGCGCGCAGGCCGAGTACGTGCGCATCCCGGACGCCTCGGCGACGCTCGTGGCGGTCCCCGGGCCGGTCGACCCCGCGCTCGTCCCGTCGCTCCTCACCCTGTCGGACGTGTTCTCCACCGGACACCACGCCGCGGTGTCGGCACAGGTCGGCCCCGGGCGGACCGTCGTCGTGGTCGGCGACGGCGCGGTGGGGCTCTCGGCGGTGCTCGCGTCGAAGCGACTCGGGGCGGAGCGCATCATCGCGATGAGCCGACACGCCGACCGGCAGGCCCTCGCACGGGAGTTCGGCGCCACCGACATCGTCTCGGAGCGCGGTGCCGAGGGCGTCGCGGCGATCCGCGAGCTGCTCGGCGGGGACCTCGCCGACTCAGCGGTCGAGGCCGTCGGCACCGAGGAGAGCATGGACCAGGCCCTGCACTCGGTCCGCCCCGGTGGCGCACTCGGGTTCGTCGGGGTCCCGCACGGGGTGCCGACCATCGGGACGCGCTACCTCTTCGACACGAACATCTCCGTTGCGGGCGGGATGGCCCCGGCGCGGAAGTACATCCCCGAACTGCTGCCCGACGTGCTCTCGGGCGCGATCGACCCGGGCCGGGTGTTCGACCTCGAGCTGCCGCTCGACGAGACCGCCGAGGCGTACCGGGCGATGGACGAGCGTCGCGCGATCAAGGTACTGCTCCGCCCGTAG
- a CDS encoding ROK family protein: MSTRGRTPGQPGLLRVLNDRAALELLLDEGPLTRNEIAGRTGLSKPTAAEIIRRLESADLIRAAGTEAQAGRRGPSAAVYEAITDRDLAVAVDVQLVDVRSTVVDAVGRPYPVATHTMTPDEVRAPGADIVAAAIARAASAAGIDEDLVTAVAVGVQASVDHTTDTLIFTDGLPGWPRERVAATLSAELGVQVVVENDANLAAIAERSMGAGRTVGSFALFWMAEGLGMALDLDGRLHTGASGAAGEIGYLGVPADARPIDPSATIIADLISESAITALAAEHGITAPDGSPADWREVLLRLPGLPEQHPFTTALGERIGHNVLPALAVADPETVVLHGPTGIAGGPALAAAVTAWLRTRTRWSTAVVAPGVPDTPVLHGARHVLIDVVRSALAARVDRISDDAPTPVERT, translated from the coding sequence ATGAGCACTCGTGGACGCACTCCCGGCCAGCCCGGTCTGCTGCGCGTGCTCAACGACCGAGCCGCTCTCGAGCTGCTCCTCGACGAGGGGCCGCTCACCCGGAACGAGATCGCCGGCCGCACCGGGCTGAGCAAGCCCACCGCAGCTGAGATCATCCGCCGACTCGAGTCCGCCGACCTCATCCGCGCCGCGGGCACCGAGGCCCAGGCCGGCCGGCGTGGCCCGAGCGCGGCTGTGTACGAGGCCATCACCGACCGGGACCTCGCGGTGGCCGTCGACGTCCAGCTCGTCGACGTCCGCTCCACCGTCGTGGACGCGGTCGGTCGGCCCTACCCGGTCGCCACCCACACCATGACGCCCGACGAGGTGCGCGCCCCCGGAGCGGACATCGTCGCCGCCGCGATCGCCCGTGCAGCGTCGGCTGCCGGCATCGACGAGGACCTCGTCACGGCGGTCGCGGTCGGTGTGCAGGCCTCGGTCGACCACACCACGGACACCCTGATCTTCACCGACGGCCTGCCCGGCTGGCCGCGTGAGCGTGTCGCGGCGACGCTCTCGGCCGAACTCGGTGTGCAGGTCGTCGTCGAGAACGACGCCAACCTCGCCGCGATCGCCGAGCGGAGCATGGGCGCCGGCCGGACCGTCGGCTCCTTCGCCCTGTTCTGGATGGCCGAGGGCCTCGGCATGGCACTCGACCTCGACGGCCGCTTGCACACCGGGGCCTCCGGAGCCGCCGGTGAGATCGGCTACCTCGGTGTGCCCGCCGACGCACGCCCCATCGACCCGTCGGCCACGATCATCGCGGACCTCATCTCCGAGTCCGCGATCACCGCGCTCGCCGCCGAGCACGGGATCACCGCACCTGACGGCTCACCGGCCGACTGGCGCGAGGTGCTCCTGCGGCTGCCCGGACTCCCCGAGCAGCACCCCTTCACGACCGCCCTCGGCGAGCGCATCGGGCACAACGTGCTCCCCGCCCTCGCCGTCGCCGATCCCGAGACGGTCGTCCTGCACGGCCCGACCGGCATCGCGGGCGGTCCCGCCCTGGCCGCCGCCGTGACCGCCTGGCTCCGGACCCGCACCCGCTGGTCCACCGCCGTGGTCGCACCCGGTGTCCCCGACACACCCGTCCTGCACGGAGCACGGCACGTCCTCATCGACGTGGTGCGCTCCGCACTCGCCGCCCGGGTCGACCGCATCAGTGACGATGCACCGACCCCCGTCGAGCGCACCTGA
- a CDS encoding extracellular solute-binding protein translates to MSLPSPRIRRIVAATAVAATGALVIAGCSSGSSADSIDKTAPKELTGTVSLWHFFTGREAGVVKSAVAGFEKANPGVTVDIHAGQDDEKLQKAISSGQNIDVGLSYSTAIVGSFCSSGAFRDLTPYVERDKVDLSDIPKAVRSYTEYKGKRCTLPALADVSALMYNKPLLEKAGISTPPKTLDELKTDALKLTTYNADGSIKQLGFNPLIDFYENSPEHWAPMIDGRWLDSKGDSEIGTSSAWKQLIAWQKDFVDEIGYDKLKAFTSGLGQEFAADNAFQTGQVAMQIDGEYRTAFIKDQKPDLDYGTAPTPVMEGLGNYGSTYIAGNVAGIAKGSKHPELAWALLKYLSTNTDAQVTMANGLKNIPTITSALESPKLEVDENYKTFVDVAGNKDTMTSPGTADGAAYIGTFTKFWQAYQENGGNLDQKLKQLDEDIDNANQLAGP, encoded by the coding sequence ATGTCACTCCCCAGTCCCAGGATCCGGCGGATCGTCGCCGCGACCGCCGTCGCCGCCACCGGAGCGCTCGTCATCGCGGGCTGCAGTTCGGGGTCGAGCGCCGACAGCATCGACAAGACCGCGCCGAAGGAGCTCACGGGCACCGTCTCCCTGTGGCACTTCTTCACGGGCCGTGAGGCCGGCGTGGTCAAGTCGGCCGTCGCGGGCTTCGAGAAGGCCAACCCCGGCGTCACGGTCGACATCCACGCCGGCCAGGACGACGAGAAGCTGCAGAAGGCGATCTCGTCGGGCCAGAACATCGACGTCGGCCTGTCCTACTCGACCGCGATCGTCGGGAGCTTCTGCTCGTCCGGTGCCTTCCGCGACCTCACTCCGTACGTCGAGCGGGACAAGGTCGACCTCTCCGACATCCCGAAGGCCGTGCGGTCGTACACCGAGTACAAGGGCAAGCGCTGCACCCTCCCGGCCCTCGCCGACGTCAGCGCGCTCATGTACAACAAGCCGCTGCTCGAGAAGGCCGGCATCAGCACCCCGCCGAAGACCCTCGACGAGCTGAAGACCGACGCACTCAAGCTCACGACCTACAACGCCGACGGGTCGATCAAGCAGCTCGGCTTCAACCCGCTGATCGACTTCTACGAGAACTCCCCCGAGCACTGGGCGCCGATGATCGACGGCCGCTGGCTCGACAGCAAGGGCGACAGCGAGATCGGCACCTCTTCCGCGTGGAAGCAGCTCATCGCCTGGCAGAAGGACTTCGTCGACGAGATCGGCTACGACAAGCTCAAAGCGTTCACGTCCGGCCTCGGGCAGGAGTTCGCGGCCGACAACGCGTTCCAGACCGGCCAGGTCGCCATGCAGATCGACGGCGAGTACCGGACGGCGTTCATCAAGGACCAGAAGCCGGACCTCGACTACGGCACCGCCCCCACCCCGGTGATGGAGGGCCTCGGCAACTACGGCTCGACCTACATCGCGGGCAACGTGGCGGGCATCGCGAAGGGATCGAAGCACCCCGAGCTCGCCTGGGCACTCCTGAAGTACCTGTCGACGAACACCGACGCGCAGGTCACGATGGCGAACGGGCTGAAGAACATCCCGACGATCACCTCGGCACTCGAGTCACCGAAGCTCGAGGTCGACGAGAACTACAAGACCTTCGTCGACGTCGCGGGCAACAAGGACACGATGACCTCGCCCGGCACCGCCGACGGCGCCGCGTACATCGGCACCTTCACGAAGTTCTGGCAGGCGTACCAGGAGAACGGCGGGAACCTCGACCAGAAGCTGAAGCAACTCGACGAGGACATCGACAACGCCAACCAGCTGGCGGGTCCGTGA
- a CDS encoding sugar ABC transporter permease, translating into MTDVTTPGTDSLEARPTRASRPAGPAGSPRTPSGAPARTSRRRRSAESRRRTVALTMLAPAILGLVVFFAYPLVASIVYSFTRYNQLQEPQFVGLLNYRFLFTQDPQIGAAVVNTIWFVVILVPVRIVCALLVAGLLSRAKAATGFWRTLFYLPALVPPVASVVAFVFLFNPGTGPVNQILRFFGIDGPLWFNDPAWSKPSLVIMGVWVMGDIMIIFLAALLDVPRDLYEAASLDGANGPQQVRHITLPTIAPVIGFAVVTGVIAALQYFTEAAVASGAASGKATIGGGTAAQLGYPGTSLLTYTELLYQHGFANFQFGYASAMAVVLFVVTAIVLVLTMRRISVFRPEES; encoded by the coding sequence ATGACGGACGTCACCACCCCCGGAACGGACAGCCTGGAGGCGCGGCCCACCCGCGCCTCCCGGCCGGCCGGCCCAGCCGGGTCGCCTCGCACCCCGTCCGGTGCGCCCGCGCGCACGTCGCGTCGGCGCCGCAGCGCCGAGTCCCGGCGTCGCACCGTCGCCCTGACGATGCTCGCGCCGGCGATCCTCGGGCTCGTGGTCTTCTTCGCGTACCCGTTGGTCGCGTCGATCGTGTACTCGTTCACGCGGTACAACCAGCTGCAGGAGCCGCAGTTCGTCGGGCTGCTCAACTACCGCTTCCTGTTCACGCAGGACCCGCAGATCGGGGCCGCGGTCGTCAACACGATCTGGTTCGTGGTGATCCTCGTGCCGGTCCGGATCGTCTGCGCACTGCTCGTCGCCGGGCTGCTCAGCCGAGCGAAGGCGGCCACCGGGTTCTGGCGGACGCTGTTCTACCTGCCGGCGCTGGTGCCGCCCGTGGCGAGCGTCGTCGCGTTCGTGTTCCTGTTCAACCCCGGCACCGGGCCCGTGAACCAGATCCTGCGGTTCTTCGGCATCGACGGTCCCCTGTGGTTCAACGACCCGGCGTGGTCGAAGCCGTCGCTCGTGATCATGGGCGTCTGGGTCATGGGCGACATCATGATCATCTTCCTCGCGGCGCTGCTCGACGTCCCCCGTGACCTCTACGAGGCAGCGTCACTCGACGGCGCGAACGGCCCGCAACAGGTCCGCCACATCACCCTGCCGACCATCGCGCCCGTCATCGGGTTCGCGGTCGTCACGGGGGTGATCGCGGCGCTGCAGTACTTCACCGAGGCAGCCGTCGCGTCCGGGGCGGCGTCGGGCAAGGCGACGATCGGTGGTGGCACGGCGGCGCAGCTCGGGTACCCGGGCACCTCGCTGCTGACCTACACCGAGCTGCTCTACCAGCACGGGTTCGCGAACTTCCAGTTCGGCTACGCCTCCGCGATGGCCGTGGTGCTGTTCGTGGTCACCGCGATCGTCCTCGTCCTCACCATGCGCCGCATCTCCGTCTTCCGACCCGAGGAGTCCTGA
- a CDS encoding carbohydrate ABC transporter permease has protein sequence MTAVSQSPLARAPRGAAPGGSTPGTARGPRRSLLVWIAEHAALVALGVVTIAPIVFVVLTSLMSSNQALTASIIPKPFDLANYGRVFTELPLAQWFGNSALYAVLATAFMLLSSVPAAYALAQIRFRGANAIFTIIIVAMLLPPQVTAVPVYVMWSELHLTGTLWPLILPNLLGDAFSIFLLRQFFLTIPKEYGDAARMDGCSEWGVLARVVVPMARPGIASAAIFMFFHSWNDYYGPLLYASENQAAWPVAYGLATFRGQHGTDWSMTMAMTVVVMVPVVVIFFFAQKAFVEGIALTGVKG, from the coding sequence ATGACCGCCGTGTCCCAGTCCCCGCTCGCCCGGGCACCCCGCGGAGCCGCTCCGGGCGGCTCGACGCCCGGCACCGCCCGCGGCCCGCGCCGGAGCCTGCTGGTCTGGATCGCCGAGCACGCGGCCCTCGTCGCGCTCGGGGTGGTCACCATCGCCCCGATCGTGTTCGTCGTGCTGACGTCGCTCATGTCGAGCAACCAGGCCCTGACGGCGTCGATCATCCCGAAGCCGTTCGACCTCGCGAACTACGGCCGGGTGTTCACCGAGCTGCCCCTCGCGCAGTGGTTCGGCAACTCCGCGCTGTACGCCGTGCTCGCGACCGCGTTCATGCTCCTCAGCTCTGTTCCGGCGGCGTACGCCCTCGCCCAGATCAGGTTCCGGGGCGCGAACGCGATCTTCACGATCATCATCGTGGCGATGCTCCTGCCACCCCAGGTCACCGCCGTGCCCGTCTACGTGATGTGGTCCGAACTGCACCTCACCGGGACGCTGTGGCCACTGATCCTGCCGAACCTGCTCGGCGACGCGTTCAGCATCTTCCTGCTCCGCCAGTTCTTCCTGACGATCCCGAAGGAGTACGGCGACGCCGCCCGCATGGACGGCTGCAGCGAGTGGGGCGTGCTCGCCCGGGTCGTCGTCCCGATGGCACGGCCGGGCATCGCGTCGGCGGCGATCTTCATGTTCTTCCACTCCTGGAACGACTACTACGGGCCGCTGCTCTACGCGTCCGAGAACCAGGCCGCGTGGCCGGTGGCGTACGGCCTCGCCACGTTCCGCGGTCAGCACGGTACCGACTGGTCGATGACGATGGCGATGACCGTCGTCGTCATGGTCCCGGTCGTCGTCATCTTCTTCTTCGCACAGAAGGCATTCGTCGAGGGCATCGCGCTCACCGGCGTGAAGGGATAG
- a CDS encoding 6-phospho-beta-glucosidase, with translation MKLTVIGGGSTYTPELVDGFARLRDQLPIDELWLVDPDPERRRLVGGVAQRMFAHAGHPGTVHVTDDVVAGVSDADAVMFQLRIGGQAARQQDETWPHEACCIGQETTGPGGFAKALRTVPVVLEYADLVREHAKPDAWIVDFTNPVGIVTRALLDAGHRAVGLCNVAIGFQRRFAREFDVAPEAVRLDHVGLNHLTWERGVHVRSADGTERDVLPDLLAADSGALDRMAESVHMPADLIRLQHAVPSYYLRYFYAHDVVLEEQLHERTRAEAVMDTERALLAKYADEAVVTKPAELEQRGGAYYSEAAIDVLSSILGDRGDVQVLNVRNDGTFPFLPDDHVIEVPARVTRQAITPLPVAPLAPDMVGLVSHVAGYERLALEAALHGGHDRVLRAMWAHPLVGQVDKAERLTDLLLAANADLLPWAGGALAGAR, from the coding sequence GTGAAACTCACGGTCATCGGTGGCGGATCCACCTACACCCCCGAACTCGTGGACGGCTTCGCCCGGCTCCGCGATCAGCTGCCGATCGACGAGCTCTGGCTCGTCGACCCCGACCCCGAGCGCCGCCGGTTGGTCGGCGGCGTCGCGCAGCGGATGTTCGCGCACGCCGGGCACCCGGGCACGGTGCACGTCACGGACGACGTGGTCGCCGGGGTGTCGGACGCCGACGCCGTCATGTTCCAGCTCCGCATCGGCGGACAGGCGGCGCGGCAGCAGGACGAGACGTGGCCGCACGAGGCGTGCTGCATCGGCCAGGAGACCACCGGGCCCGGCGGGTTCGCCAAGGCGCTCCGGACGGTGCCGGTGGTCCTCGAGTACGCAGATCTGGTCCGCGAGCACGCGAAGCCCGACGCCTGGATCGTGGACTTCACGAACCCCGTCGGCATCGTCACCCGTGCGCTGCTCGACGCCGGGCACCGCGCGGTCGGGCTCTGCAACGTCGCGATCGGGTTCCAGCGCCGCTTCGCCCGCGAGTTCGACGTCGCCCCCGAGGCGGTCCGGCTCGACCACGTCGGCCTGAACCACCTGACGTGGGAGCGCGGGGTGCACGTCCGGTCCGCCGACGGGACGGAGCGCGACGTCCTGCCGGACCTCCTCGCCGCCGACAGCGGAGCCCTCGACCGGATGGCCGAGAGCGTGCACATGCCCGCCGACCTCATCCGACTCCAGCACGCCGTGCCCTCGTACTACCTCCGCTACTTCTACGCCCACGACGTCGTGCTCGAGGAGCAGTTGCACGAGCGCACCCGCGCCGAGGCCGTCATGGACACCGAGCGGGCACTGCTCGCGAAGTACGCCGACGAGGCCGTCGTGACGAAGCCGGCCGAGCTCGAACAGCGCGGCGGCGCGTACTACTCCGAGGCCGCGATCGACGTGCTGTCCTCGATCCTCGGCGACCGCGGCGACGTGCAGGTCCTCAACGTGCGGAACGACGGCACGTTCCCGTTCCTCCCCGACGACCACGTCATCGAGGTCCCCGCGCGCGTCACCCGGCAGGCGATCACCCCGCTGCCGGTCGCGCCGCTCGCTCCGGACATGGTCGGACTCGTCTCGCACGTGGCCGGCTACGAGCGGCTCGCCCTCGAGGCCGCGCTCCACGGTGGCCACGACCGGGTGCTCCGGGCGATGTGGGCGCACCCGCTCGTCGGACAGGTCGACAAGGCCGAGCGCCTGACCGACCTGCTGCTCGCCGCGAACGCCGACCTCCTCCCCTGGGCGGGCGGCGCGCTCGCCGGAGCACGATGA
- a CDS encoding BadF/BadG/BcrA/BcrD ATPase family protein, with protein sequence MTTADGVVRAPSDSGYGSDDVVRSDDVVLAVDGGGSKTDVVAIGLDGSLIAHARGPGSNPQTRGWAAVGPVLDEVRAAVLDEIGTREVRTTHVYLAGLDLHDELVAAEAALAHWSEDGGAPDVLDNDLFALLRAGTLSPDAAALVCGTGINALAVRADGATIRYPAIGDVSGDWGGGAYLGNRALWHAARADDGRGPATALVDAVPRSLGFRSVREVTEALHFGRLEPAAVGRLCPVLFDVAGDGDAVARSVIERQAEEIVLMASVALERLGLGGTDAPVPIVLGGGVLAARHPLLVEPVVAGFAERVPGAVPTWVTAPPVLGAGLAALESVGAGPEALDRYRAAVLGREFASTAAPIV encoded by the coding sequence ATGACCACCGCGGACGGCGTGGTCCGCGCGCCGAGTGACTCCGGGTACGGCTCGGACGACGTCGTGCGCTCCGACGACGTCGTGCTCGCCGTCGACGGCGGCGGCAGCAAGACCGACGTCGTCGCGATCGGGCTCGACGGTTCGCTGATCGCCCACGCCCGAGGGCCGGGATCGAACCCGCAGACGCGGGGTTGGGCGGCCGTCGGGCCGGTGCTCGACGAGGTCCGCGCCGCCGTGCTCGACGAGATCGGCACACGCGAGGTCCGGACGACACACGTCTACCTCGCCGGGCTCGACCTGCACGACGAGCTCGTCGCGGCCGAGGCAGCACTCGCCCACTGGTCGGAGGACGGCGGAGCACCGGATGTCCTCGACAACGACCTGTTCGCCCTGCTCCGTGCCGGGACGCTCTCGCCCGACGCCGCGGCGCTCGTCTGCGGCACGGGCATCAACGCCCTCGCGGTCCGGGCCGACGGCGCCACGATCCGCTACCCGGCGATCGGCGACGTCTCCGGCGACTGGGGCGGTGGCGCCTACCTCGGCAACCGGGCACTCTGGCACGCCGCCCGCGCCGACGACGGCCGCGGTCCGGCGACCGCCCTCGTCGACGCCGTCCCGCGGTCGCTCGGGTTCCGGTCCGTCCGCGAGGTCACGGAGGCCCTGCACTTCGGACGCCTCGAGCCCGCTGCCGTCGGTCGGCTCTGCCCGGTGCTCTTCGACGTCGCGGGCGACGGGGACGCGGTCGCCCGGTCGGTCATCGAGCGGCAGGCGGAGGAGATCGTGCTCATGGCCTCGGTCGCACTCGAACGGCTCGGTCTCGGCGGCACGGACGCCCCGGTGCCGATCGTGCTCGGCGGCGGGGTCCTCGCGGCACGGCACCCACTCCTCGTCGAGCCGGTCGTCGCCGGGTTCGCCGAGCGGGTGCCGGGTGCGGTCCCGACGTGGGTCACCGCGCCGCCGGTGCTCGGCGCGGGACTCGCGGCGCTCGAGTCGGTCGGGGCCGGACCGGAAGCGCTGGACCGGTACCGCGCAGCGGTCCTCGGACGCGAGTTCGCGTCGACGGCCGCGCCGATCGTCTGA
- the gap gene encoding type I glyceraldehyde-3-phosphate dehydrogenase, which produces MTRIGINGFGRIGRNTLRALLARAGDAAHRSDGDRLEVVAVNDLTAPDTLAHLFRYDSALGPFDGTVEVAHDDGSDFLVVDGHRIRVLAEREPSALPWGALGVDVVLESTGRFTSREAAAQHLDAGARRVLISAPATGADVTLAYGVNTDAFDTDQHTVVSNASCTTNALAPLASVLDDLAGIQHGFMTTVHAYTQEQNLQDGPHRDLRRARAAAVNIAPTTTGAAKAIGLVLPRLDGKLSGDAIRVPVPVGSIVELNTVVGRDVTVDEVNAAYRAAAGGALAGVLAYTSDPIVSTDVQQNPASSIFDSLLTRVDGGRHVKVVAWYDNEWGFSNRVVDTLGLLGRAVAAAV; this is translated from the coding sequence ATGACCCGCATCGGCATCAACGGCTTCGGCCGCATCGGTCGCAACACGCTCCGCGCCCTGCTCGCGCGCGCAGGAGACGCCGCCCACCGCTCCGACGGTGACCGGCTCGAGGTCGTCGCCGTCAACGACCTGACCGCGCCCGACACCCTCGCGCACCTGTTCCGGTACGACTCCGCCCTCGGGCCCTTCGACGGGACCGTCGAGGTCGCGCACGACGACGGCAGCGACTTCCTGGTGGTCGACGGGCACCGCATCCGTGTGCTCGCCGAGCGCGAACCGTCCGCCCTGCCGTGGGGCGCGCTGGGCGTCGACGTCGTCCTCGAGTCCACCGGCCGGTTCACCTCCCGCGAGGCCGCGGCGCAACACCTCGACGCCGGCGCACGACGGGTGCTCATCAGCGCTCCGGCGACCGGTGCCGACGTGACCCTGGCGTACGGCGTCAACACGGACGCGTTCGACACGGATCAGCACACGGTGGTGTCGAACGCCTCCTGCACGACGAACGCGCTGGCACCGCTCGCCTCCGTCCTCGACGACCTCGCCGGGATCCAGCACGGCTTCATGACGACCGTGCACGCGTACACACAGGAGCAGAACCTGCAGGACGGCCCGCACCGGGACCTCCGCCGGGCCCGCGCGGCCGCGGTCAACATCGCGCCGACCACCACCGGCGCGGCGAAGGCGATCGGTCTGGTGCTGCCGCGCCTCGACGGCAAGCTGTCCGGCGACGCGATCCGGGTGCCGGTCCCGGTCGGGTCCATCGTGGAGCTCAACACGGTCGTCGGGCGGGACGTCACCGTCGACGAGGTCAACGCCGCCTACCGTGCCGCCGCCGGAGGAGCGCTCGCCGGGGTGCTCGCGTACACGAGCGACCCGATCGTGTCGACGGACGTCCAGCAGAACCCGGCGTCGAGCATCTTCGACTCGCTCCTCACCCGGGTCGACGGTGGCCGGCACGTGAAGGTCGTCGCCTGGTACGACAACGAGTGGGGCTTCTCGAACCGGGTCGTGGACACGCTCGGCCTGCTCGGCCGGGCGGTCGCGGCCGCCGTCTAG
- a CDS encoding DJ-1/PfpI family protein translates to MADRPHRVAVLVLPGAKPLDVGIPAQVFSNRPSMPYEVRVCGPRAGTVRGGDGLSYAVGRGLEAVDWAETVFVPGYRFPADTPPPEAVVRALRGAHADGKRIAAISTGAFALAAAGLLDGRRATTHWQYTRVLRDRYPAVDVDEDVLFVDEGSVLTSAGAASGIDLCLHLVRRDHGVGLANHVARRLVSAPHRSGGQAQYIERSVPEPTDATYADTREWALRHLGDPLTLADLAGHAAVSTRTFSRRFVEGTGYTPMQWVLRARVDLARELLERSDLAIDQVAARVGLGTDANLRLHFRRVLGVTPTAYRRTFQQE, encoded by the coding sequence ATGGCCGATCGTCCGCACCGCGTGGCCGTCCTCGTCCTGCCCGGCGCGAAGCCCCTCGACGTCGGGATCCCCGCGCAGGTGTTCTCGAACCGCCCGAGCATGCCGTACGAGGTCCGGGTCTGTGGCCCACGAGCGGGCACGGTACGGGGCGGCGACGGACTCTCGTACGCCGTCGGCCGCGGGCTCGAAGCCGTGGACTGGGCCGAGACGGTCTTCGTGCCGGGCTACCGCTTCCCGGCTGACACCCCACCGCCCGAGGCCGTCGTCCGTGCCCTCCGGGGAGCCCACGCCGACGGCAAGCGCATCGCGGCGATCTCCACCGGAGCGTTCGCGCTCGCCGCTGCAGGACTCCTCGACGGGCGTCGGGCGACGACGCACTGGCAGTACACGCGGGTCCTCCGTGACCGGTACCCCGCGGTCGACGTCGACGAGGACGTCCTCTTCGTCGACGAGGGCAGCGTCCTGACCAGCGCGGGAGCGGCGAGCGGCATCGACCTCTGCCTGCACCTCGTGCGGCGCGACCACGGCGTCGGGCTCGCGAACCACGTCGCGCGACGGCTCGTCAGTGCGCCGCACCGCAGCGGCGGGCAGGCGCAGTACATCGAGCGCTCGGTCCCGGAGCCGACCGACGCAACGTACGCCGACACCCGGGAGTGGGCACTGCGGCACCTCGGGGATCCGCTCACCCTCGCCGACCTGGCCGGACACGCGGCAGTCTCCACCCGGACGTTCTCGCGGCGCTTCGTCGAGGGGACCGGGTACACCCCGATGCAGTGGGTGCTGCGGGCACGGGTCGACCTCGCACGAGAGCTCCTCGAGCGGTCCGACCTCGCCATCGACCAGGTCGCCGCACGGGTGGGACTCGGGACGGACGCGAACCTCCGGCTGCACTTCCGGCGCGTGCTCGGGGTGACGCCGACGGCGTACCGGAGGACGTTCCAGCAGGAGTGA
- a CDS encoding methyltransferase domain-containing protein gives MSRRDGAAPRLPVDLSVRDLTLRELMDDPDCDPRALDRTFRRFAVVNALVSGWRTAWRTHVMPALPPTGRGRVLDLGCGGGDLARALVRWAASDGFDVEVVGVDPDPRAIAAASRSRLRGATFREASSGDLVAAGERFDVVVSNHVLHHLGDDERSGFLADSVRLAASRVVHSDIRRSRSAYRSYALASPLVAAGTFVRVDGLRSIRRSFTVDELRRALPTGWVAEAASPHRVLAVHDT, from the coding sequence GTGAGCCGGCGCGACGGGGCCGCGCCGCGCCTCCCGGTCGACCTCTCGGTCCGTGACCTCACGTTGCGCGAGCTGATGGACGACCCCGACTGCGACCCGCGCGCGCTGGACCGGACCTTCCGGCGCTTCGCCGTGGTGAACGCCCTCGTGAGCGGGTGGCGGACGGCGTGGCGGACGCACGTCATGCCCGCGCTGCCGCCGACCGGGCGGGGCCGGGTGCTCGACCTCGGGTGCGGCGGCGGCGACCTCGCCCGTGCACTCGTGCGGTGGGCGGCGAGCGACGGTTTCGACGTCGAGGTCGTCGGCGTCGACCCCGACCCGCGTGCGATCGCCGCGGCCAGCCGATCGCGGCTCCGGGGCGCGACGTTCCGGGAAGCGTCGAGCGGGGACCTCGTCGCGGCCGGTGAACGCTTCGACGTGGTGGTCTCGAACCACGTGCTGCACCACCTCGGCGACGACGAACGCTCCGGCTTCCTCGCCGACTCCGTGCGCCTCGCCGCGTCACGGGTGGTGCACTCCGACATCCGGCGCTCGCGCAGCGCCTACCGTTCCTACGCCCTGGCGTCGCCCCTCGTGGCCGCGGGCACCTTCGTGCGGGTCGACGGACTCCGGTCGATCCGACGGAGCTTCACGGTCGACGAGCTCCGACGGGCACTGCCGACCGGCTGGGTCGCCGAGGCCGCGTCCCCGCACCGCGTCCTGGCCGTCCACGACACCTGA